The Candidatus Deferrimicrobium sp. genome includes the window AAGAGCGGCGTATACGCGAGCAGGTAGAAGAATTCCTTTCGATCTTTTCCCTTCAAGATCGCCGGAAGGATCTCGCGAAGAACCTGTCGTACGGCGAGCAGCGTAAACTGGAGATCGCCCGCGCGCTCGCGTCGCGCCCGAAGATCCTCCTGCTGGACGAACCCGCTGCCGGGATGAATCCATCCGAGGTGAAAACGCTGATGGAGTTCATCCTCCGGATCCGTGAGCGTTTTTCTCTCACGGTCCTGCTGATCGAGCACCAGATGCGCTTGGTGATGGGGATATGTGAACGGTTGATCGTGATGGATTTTGGACAGGTGATTGCCCGGGGTCTTCCCGCGGAAATCCGGCGGGACCCGAAGGTGATCGAGGCCTACCTCGGGAAAAGGGACGATACCGCTGGGAAGGATGGTTAGGTAAAAGGTGAACTATTGCTATTAACTGTCGATCATATAAGCGTATATTACGGTGGAATACGGGCGCTTCGCGAAGTTTCCTTCACCGTCGGGAAAGGGGAGATCGTAACCCTCATCGGCGCGAACGGAGCGGGGAAGAGCACTACGCTGCGGGCCATTTCCGGCGTGGTCCACCCCGCCGCGGGGAGGATCGTCCACGGCGGGAAACCGATCGTCGGGCTCCCCCCCCACCAGATCGTGCGCCAAGGGATTGCCCACGTCCCGGAGGGTCGCGGCGTCTTCGCCAACATGAGCGTCCGGGAAAACCTCGAGATGGGGGCATACACCCGCTCGTCCCGGAAAGAGGTGGAAGAGAGCTTCGAACGTGTCTTCGGCCTCTTTCCTCGACTGGCCGAACGCATGGACCAGTTCGCGGGAACCTTGTCCGGGGGGGAACAGCAGATGCTGGCGATAGGGAGGGGCCTCATCCAACGGCCCGACCTGCTGCTGCTCGACGAGCCGTCGATGGGGTTGTCCCCGCTTCTGGTAGGTGAAATATTCAAAATGATCGCCGAGATCAAGAAGGCGGGGATGACGATCCTCCTCGTCGAACAGAACGCCACTATGGCCCTCGCCGTCGCGGACCGAGCCTACGTCATCGAGACGGGGGAGATCGCCCTCGAAGGGAAGGCGTCCGACCTGCGGGAGGATCCGAAGGTCCGGGCCGCCTACCTTGGCGACGTCACGGGATGAATCTCATTCGCCGCTGACCCTCGCCACGGTGGGTCAACGGAATCGTCTCCAGACCACGGTCTGCAGGAGAAGGGTCGATGGTCAGACGATTCAAGGCCAGACGCGACCCCTACGTGCCGAGACTGCGCGCGGAATTCGGTTTTGTCGCCATCCTGAGGGAGATATACTGGCGGCGAAAAGGCGCGTGAAGAAGCTTCAAGGGGCGAGCCGTTACCGAGCCGCCAGTTGATTTCGCAAGTCGACAACGGACTTGTCTGAAAATTACTGGCGCAGGTGTCGGAAGAGCCGGTCGGTGCGGAAAGGGAAGAACCATACCACGTGAAAGGGAGGAGCCACAATGCCGCGAAAACTCCTGGTTGCTGGGGCCGTGCTGATGCTGGCGGGAGGGATGGCGTGGGCAAAGGATGATCTGGCCGGCAAGGCCAATAGACTTTTCAAGCCGATACCGGCGAATGCACCGGTCCTCAAGGACAATCCTGCCAGCCCTGCCCGGCTGACGTTGGGCAAGATGCTCTACTTTGAGCCCCGGCTGTCGGCCTCCAACCTGATCAGCTGCAACACCTGCCACAACGTGGGGATGGGGGGAGTCGATCTGCAGGAGACTTCGGTAGGGCATGGCTGGCAGAAGGGGCCACGCAACGCTCCGACGGTGCTCAACTCGGTGTTCAACGTTGCCCAATTCTGGGACGGTCGGGCCAAGGACCTGGCCGAGCAGGCCAAGGGGCCGGTCCAGGCATCGG containing:
- a CDS encoding ABC transporter ATP-binding protein, which translates into the protein MLEVRELTRHFGGIRALDGVDFLLRQGELSGIIGPNGSGKTTLFNVITGIYRPDRGAVSLDGKEITGLPPEKIARRGIARTFQNTRLFRELTVIDNVRIARHPHIRYGPVAALLRTDGFYREERRIREQVEEFLSIFSLQDRRKDLAKNLSYGEQRKLEIARALASRPKILLLDEPAAGMNPSEVKTLMEFILRIRERFSLTVLLIEHQMRLVMGICERLIVMDFGQVIARGLPAEIRRDPKVIEAYLGKRDDTAGKDG
- a CDS encoding ABC transporter ATP-binding protein, translated to MLLTVDHISVYYGGIRALREVSFTVGKGEIVTLIGANGAGKSTTLRAISGVVHPAAGRIVHGGKPIVGLPPHQIVRQGIAHVPEGRGVFANMSVRENLEMGAYTRSSRKEVEESFERVFGLFPRLAERMDQFAGTLSGGEQQMLAIGRGLIQRPDLLLLDEPSMGLSPLLVGEIFKMIAEIKKAGMTILLVEQNATMALAVADRAYVIETGEIALEGKASDLREDPKVRAAYLGDVTG